The following coding sequences are from one Solea solea chromosome 4, fSolSol10.1, whole genome shotgun sequence window:
- the ilk gene encoding integrin-linked protein kinase has product MDDIFTQCREGNSVAVRLWLDNTENDLNLGDDHGFSPLHWACREGRSGVVDMLIMRGARINVMNRGDDTPLHLASSHGHRDIVAKLIQCKADPNTVNEHGNTPLHYACFWGQDEVAEDLVASGAQVCVCNRYGQMPLDKAKPHLRQLLQEKAEKLGQSMTKVPYKETFWKGTMRTRPRNGTLNKQAGIDYKQLSLLAKINENQSGELWQGRWQGDEIVVKVLQVRDWTTRKSRDFNEEHPKLRIFSHPNILPVLGACQSPPSPHPIVISHYMPYGSLFNILHQGTTLVVDQNQAVKFALDIASGMAFLHTLEPMVSRLCLNSKHIMIDEDMTARISMADAKFSFQCPGRMYSPAWMAPEALQKKPEDINRRSADMWSFAILLWELVTREVPFADLSQMEIGMKVALEGLRPTIPPGISPHICKLMRLCMNEDPAKRPKFDMIVPILEKMQDK; this is encoded by the exons ATGGACGACATCTTCACTCAGTGCAGGGAAGGAAACTCTGTGGCCGTGCGTCTGTGGTTGGACAACACGGAGAACGACCTCAACCTGGG tgacGACCACGGCTTCAGCCCGCTGCACTGGGCGTGCAGGGAGGGCAGGAGCGGTGTCGTGGACATGCTCATCATGAGAGGCGCTCGCATCAACGTCATGAACCGCGGAGACGACACGCCGCTGCACCTCGCGTCCAGTCACGGACACAGAGACATCGTGGCTAAG CTGATTCAGTGCAAAGCCGACCCCAACACAGTCAACGAGCACGGGAACACGCCGCTCCACTACGCCTGCTTCTGGGGTCAGGATGAGGTCGCAGAG GACTTGGTGGCCAGTggtgctcaggtgtgtgtgtgtaacaggtaTGGACAGATGCCTCTGGACAAGGCCAAGCCTCACCTAAGACAACTGCTTCAAG AAAAGGCAGAGAAACTGGGTCAGAGTATGACCAAAGTCCCCTATAAGGAGACTTTTTGGAAGGGCACCATGCGAACAAGGCCTC GTAACGGCACCCTGAACAAGCAGGCTGGGATTGATTATAAGCAGCTTTCACTCCTGGCAAAGATCAATGAAAACCAGTCTGGAGAG tTGTGGCAGGGTCGATGGCAGGGCGACGAGATCGTCGTGAAGGTGCTGCAGGTGAGAGACTGGACCACGAGGAAGAGCCGAGACTTCAACGAGGAGCATCCCAAACTCAG GATCTTTTCTCATCCCAACATCTTGCCTGTTCTTGGTGCGTGTCAGTCGCCACCGTCTCCTCACCCCATCGTCATCAGCCACTACATGCCGTACGGCTCTCTCTTCAACATCCTGCACCAGGGCACGA CTCTGGTGGTGGACCAGAACCAGGCAGTGAAGTTTGCGCTGGATATTGCGAGCGGCATGGCTTTCCTCCACACCTTAGAACCGATGGTTTCACGGCTTTGCCTCAACAGTAAGCACATCATG ATTGACGAGGACATGACGGCCAGGATAAGCATGGCAGATGCAAAGTTCTCCTTCCAGTGTCCGGGTCGTATGTACTCCCCTGCGTGGATGGCTCCTGAAG CGCTGCAGAAGAAGCCTGAAGACATCAACAGGAGATCTGCAGACATGTGGAGCTTTGCAATTTTACTGTGGGAGCTGGTCACCAGGGAGGTGCCCTTTGCTGACCTCTCACAAATGGAAATAGGCATGAAG GTGGCTCTCGAGGGTCTTCGGCCCACCATTCCTCCCGGGATCTCGCCTCACATCTGCAAACTGATGAGGCTCTGCATGAACGAGGACCCGGCCAAGAGACCCAAGTTTGACATGATCGTCCCCATCCTGGAGAAGATGCAAGACAAGTGA
- the smpd1 gene encoding LOW QUALITY PROTEIN: sphingomyelin phosphodiesterase (The sequence of the model RefSeq protein was modified relative to this genomic sequence to represent the inferred CDS: deleted 2 bases in 1 codon), producing MKVSTLQLLSCPVLLLLLLLLQLQQLQVSCVPAAQTHSQEPRLLFVEQLSRSQLGFNWRNVTCPLCKTVFAILDVALLSNANEEHVARAVGEACTRLHLAEEKVCRQIAELFRDDFIRALQRSLLWPTEACALLVGPSCGKFDIYAPWNITLPKVPKPPVTPPSPPKPGSPQSRVLFLTDVHLDKEYEPGSAADCKDPLCCRKNSSAPHWRRREAGYWGTYSKCDLPQWTLENLLENAARAGPWDWVYWTGDIPAHNVWAQTRTQQLSFFGHTHLDEFQMFYDEATMTRPLGVAFIAPSVTTYINLNPGYRVYYMDGNYRGSSRLVLDHETYILNLTEANSPGGSPAGPEPHPTWTLLYRATEAYGISTLFPSDYNRLVRTFINDDRVFGKFWYYRHKGHVSEPCMETCKTTMICFLLSGRYDELEQCDLLNGFEGHMAKAARNTLC from the exons ATGAAGGTGTCCACGCTGCAGCTGCTCAGCTGtcctgtcctcctgctgctcctgctgctcctgcagctgcagcagctccaggtcTCCTGTGTGCCTGCAGCACAGACTCACTCTCAGGAGCCCAGGCTGCTGTTTGTGGAGCAGCTCAGTCGCTCACAGCTCGGCTTTAACTGGAGGAATGTCACCTGTCCGCTGTGTAAAACCGTCTTCGCCATCCTGGACGTGGCACTGCTG AGCAATGCAAATGAGGAGCACGTGGCCCGTGCAGTGGGCGAGGCGTGCACCCGCCTCCATCTGGCCGAGGAGAAGGTCTGTCGGCAAATCGCGGAGCTGTTCAGAGACGACTTCATCCGCGCGCTGCAGCGCTCGCTGCTGTGGCCGACGGAAGCGTGCGCGCTGCTCGTCGGGCCCTCCTGCGGCAAGTTTGACATCTACGCGCCGTGGAACATCACCCTGCCAAAGGTCCCTAAACCTCCTGTGACACCACCGTCTCCTCCAAAACCTGGATCTCCACAGAGCAGAGTCCTGTTTCTAACGGATGTCCACTTGGACAAG GAGTATGAGCCGGGCAGCGCCGCAGACTGTAAGGATCCTCTGTGCTGCCGTAAAAACTCCAGCGCTCCGCACTGGAGGAGGCGAGAGGCTGGTTACTGGGGGACGTACAGTAAGTGTGACCTTCCTCAGTGGACCCTGGAGAACCTCCTGGAGAACGCTGCCAGAGCCGGACCCTGGGACTGGGTCTACTGGACCGGAGACATCCCAGCACACAACGTCTGGGCTCAGACCAGGACGCAGCAGCTGTCG TTTTTTGGCCACACACATCTGGACGAGTTCCAAATGTTTTACGACGAGGCGACCATGACACGCCCACTGGGAGTGGCTTTCATTGCCCCGAGTGTCACGACTTATATTAATCTGAACCCAG GATATCGCGTCTACTACATGGACGGAAACTACCGTGGCAGCTCTCGACTCGTTCTCGACCACGAAACCTACATCCTCAACCTGACGGAGGCAAACTCC CCCGGAGGCTCACCTGCCGGCCCCGAGCCGCACCCTACATGGACACTGCTGTACCGCGCCACTGAAGCCTACGGTATTTCCACTCTGTTTCCCTCCGATTACAACAGGCTGGTGAGGACCTTTATTAACGACGACCGGGTCTTCGGAAAGTTCTGGTACTACAGGCACAAAGGACACGTGTCTGAACCCTGCATGGAGACCTGCAAAACCACAATGATTTGCTTTCTGCTGAGCGGGCGCTACGACGAGCTGGAGCAGTGTGATCTCCTCAATGGTTTTGAAGGACACATGGCCAAAGCTGCCCGGAACACTCTGTGTTAA
- the tpte gene encoding putative tyrosine-protein phosphatase TPTE isoform X1, whose protein sequence is MSSVHFHPGSDSGVNGNVAKMEDAEVEIDNGSHESAVPDTTYHNIRKKIAPFVMSFGFRIFGVILIILDIVLVIVDFSLPSKSREVGDILEVVSLTISFFFLIDVLLRIYVEGFKVYFTSKLNILDAGIVLVTLVITMIYTFTDLSGASLIPRYVLLLLLVILVVTFLRFLRIIILVRLLRLAAQKKDLAKVTRRMVSENKRRYQKDGFDLDLTYVTDRVIAMSFPSSGKQSFYRNPIGEVAKFLDAKHGGHYKVYNLCSEKGYDPKFFHYKVERVFIDDHNVPSLEDMLKYTASVREWMSADPRNIIAIHCKGGKGRTGTMICIWLIDCDQFESAQDSLEYFGERRTDKSRSSKFQGVETPSQSRYVSYYQIMKTTFNRQMPPPQSLKIKSIRIHSVAGVGKGDGSDLKVRIIVKKELVFKCVCAKQENCMVFPDMGNNAAVISLQSGPVVQGDVKVMFESSAGLPKGYEDVPFYFWFNTSFIKDNKLFLHREELDNPHKPKNWNVYKEDFGVTMFFSEP, encoded by the exons atgtcctctgtccaTTTCCATCCAGGGTCAGATTCAGGTGTGAACGG AAATGTGGCAAAGATGGAGGACGCTGAAGTGGAGATCGACAATGGAAGTCACGAGTCTGCTGTGCCAGACACGACGTATCA TAATATCCGGAAGAAGATTGCACCGTTTGTTATGTCCTTTGGATTTCg TATATTCGGAGTGATACTCATCATACTGGACATTGTGCTGGTGATTGTGGACTTTTCCCTGCCGAGCAAGAGCAGGGAGGTGGGAGACATCTTGGAGGTCGTGTCCCTCAccatctccttcttcttcctcatcgaTGTCCTCCTGCGGATCTATGTGGAAGG GTTCAAAGTGTACTTCACCTCCAAGCTAAACATCTTAGATGCCGGCATTGTGCTCGTCACGTTGGTGATCACCATGATCTACACCTTCACTGACCTGTCCGGTGCCAGCCTGATCCCGAGgtacgtcctcctcctcctcctcgtcatccT GGTGGTGACGTTTCTACGTTTCCTGAGAATAATCATCCTCGTGAGACTTCTCCGACTGGCAGCTCAAAAGAAAGATTTGGCCAAGGTCACCAGGAGGATG gtTTCTGAAAACAAGCGACGTTATCAGAAGGATGGATTTGACCTTGACCTGACCTATGTCACAG ATCGTGTCATTGCCATGTCTTTCCCCTCGTCTGGAAAACAGTCCTTCTACAGGAATCCCATCGGG GAGGTCGCCAAGTTCCTGGACGCCAAACACGGCGGCCACTATAAAGTTTACAACCTGTGCA GTGAGAAAGGTTATGACCCAAAGTTCTTCCACTACAAAGTTGAACGGGTGTTCATCGACGACCACAACGTCCCCTCGCTGGA gGACATGCTCAAGTACACAGCGAGTGTGAGGGAGTGGATGTCGGCTGATCCCAGGAACATCATCGCAATTCACTGCAAAGGAGGGAAAG GACGCACCGGTACGATGATTTGCATCTGGCTCATCGACTGTGACCAGTTTGAGAGCGCACAA GACAGTCTGGAGTATTTTGGTGAGAGGAGAACGGACAAGAGTCGGAGCTCCAAGTTTCAGGGAGTGGAGACTCCCTCTCAG AGCCGGTACGTGAGCTACTACCAGATCATGAAAACCACCTTCAACAGACAGATGCCTCCACCTCAAAGCCTGAAGATCAAGAGCATCCGAATCCACTCCGTAGCCG GTGTGGGGAAAGGCGACGGCAGCGACCTGAAAGTGAGGATAATTGTGAAGAAAGAACTGGTATTTAAATGTGTCTGCGCCAAACAGGAGAACTGCATG gtGTTTCCTGACATGGGCAATAATGCAGCAGTCATCAGTCTACAGAGCGGCCCTGTTGTTCAAGGGGATGTGAAGGTCATGTTTGAGTCGAGTGCT GGTCTTCCAAAAGGATACGAAGACGTTCCGTTCTACTTCTGGTTCAACACCTCCTTCATAAAGGATAACAA GCTTTTTCTACACAGAGAAGAACTGGACAACCCACACAAACCTAAGAACTGGAATGTGTACAAGGAAGACTTTGGTGTCACGATGTTCTTCTCCGAACCATAG
- the tpte gene encoding putative tyrosine-protein phosphatase TPTE isoform X2 produces MSSVHFHPGSDSGVNGNVAKMEDAEVEIDNGSHESAVPDTTYHNIRKKIAPFVMSFGFRIFGVILIILDIVLVIVDFSLPSKSREVGDILEVVSLTISFFFLIDVLLRIYVEGFKVYFTSKLNILDAGIVLVTLVITMIYTFTDLSGASLIPRVVTFLRFLRIIILVRLLRLAAQKKDLAKVTRRMVSENKRRYQKDGFDLDLTYVTDRVIAMSFPSSGKQSFYRNPIGEVAKFLDAKHGGHYKVYNLCSEKGYDPKFFHYKVERVFIDDHNVPSLEDMLKYTASVREWMSADPRNIIAIHCKGGKGRTGTMICIWLIDCDQFESAQDSLEYFGERRTDKSRSSKFQGVETPSQSRYVSYYQIMKTTFNRQMPPPQSLKIKSIRIHSVAGVGKGDGSDLKVRIIVKKELVFKCVCAKQENCMVFPDMGNNAAVISLQSGPVVQGDVKVMFESSAGLPKGYEDVPFYFWFNTSFIKDNKLFLHREELDNPHKPKNWNVYKEDFGVTMFFSEP; encoded by the exons atgtcctctgtccaTTTCCATCCAGGGTCAGATTCAGGTGTGAACGG AAATGTGGCAAAGATGGAGGACGCTGAAGTGGAGATCGACAATGGAAGTCACGAGTCTGCTGTGCCAGACACGACGTATCA TAATATCCGGAAGAAGATTGCACCGTTTGTTATGTCCTTTGGATTTCg TATATTCGGAGTGATACTCATCATACTGGACATTGTGCTGGTGATTGTGGACTTTTCCCTGCCGAGCAAGAGCAGGGAGGTGGGAGACATCTTGGAGGTCGTGTCCCTCAccatctccttcttcttcctcatcgaTGTCCTCCTGCGGATCTATGTGGAAGG GTTCAAAGTGTACTTCACCTCCAAGCTAAACATCTTAGATGCCGGCATTGTGCTCGTCACGTTGGTGATCACCATGATCTACACCTTCACTGACCTGTCCGGTGCCAGCCTGATCCCGAG GGTGGTGACGTTTCTACGTTTCCTGAGAATAATCATCCTCGTGAGACTTCTCCGACTGGCAGCTCAAAAGAAAGATTTGGCCAAGGTCACCAGGAGGATG gtTTCTGAAAACAAGCGACGTTATCAGAAGGATGGATTTGACCTTGACCTGACCTATGTCACAG ATCGTGTCATTGCCATGTCTTTCCCCTCGTCTGGAAAACAGTCCTTCTACAGGAATCCCATCGGG GAGGTCGCCAAGTTCCTGGACGCCAAACACGGCGGCCACTATAAAGTTTACAACCTGTGCA GTGAGAAAGGTTATGACCCAAAGTTCTTCCACTACAAAGTTGAACGGGTGTTCATCGACGACCACAACGTCCCCTCGCTGGA gGACATGCTCAAGTACACAGCGAGTGTGAGGGAGTGGATGTCGGCTGATCCCAGGAACATCATCGCAATTCACTGCAAAGGAGGGAAAG GACGCACCGGTACGATGATTTGCATCTGGCTCATCGACTGTGACCAGTTTGAGAGCGCACAA GACAGTCTGGAGTATTTTGGTGAGAGGAGAACGGACAAGAGTCGGAGCTCCAAGTTTCAGGGAGTGGAGACTCCCTCTCAG AGCCGGTACGTGAGCTACTACCAGATCATGAAAACCACCTTCAACAGACAGATGCCTCCACCTCAAAGCCTGAAGATCAAGAGCATCCGAATCCACTCCGTAGCCG GTGTGGGGAAAGGCGACGGCAGCGACCTGAAAGTGAGGATAATTGTGAAGAAAGAACTGGTATTTAAATGTGTCTGCGCCAAACAGGAGAACTGCATG gtGTTTCCTGACATGGGCAATAATGCAGCAGTCATCAGTCTACAGAGCGGCCCTGTTGTTCAAGGGGATGTGAAGGTCATGTTTGAGTCGAGTGCT GGTCTTCCAAAAGGATACGAAGACGTTCCGTTCTACTTCTGGTTCAACACCTCCTTCATAAAGGATAACAA GCTTTTTCTACACAGAGAAGAACTGGACAACCCACACAAACCTAAGAACTGGAATGTGTACAAGGAAGACTTTGGTGTCACGATGTTCTTCTCCGAACCATAG
- the fgl1b gene encoding fibrinogen like 1B isoform X1 yields the protein MKAGSADGFLFLRIMFVPLLLALVCATADSTQVSQKRDWCGPEVAALKRSIKKLENKLLIGTWQVEHLQMHKYFHPFQLKSVVSDPDLDKDSAVDHSNISGALDASNRTSLPPAGNVMVYDRDCSELFERLRSPSGFYRIRPKSHQEPFLVYCDMEDGGGWTVFQRRRHGKVDFNRDWVAYRDGFGDFKLWNDEFWLGNEQMYSLLSDGKNLVKIDLMDWGGQRSYALYENFRISDENDKYRLHYGQYSGKAGDALTGGGGMVEQWSACLSGMQFSTSDQDNDRYLQGSCAQENKAGWWFNRCHAANLNGKFYRKGKYKHQYDNGVVWGTWRGVWYSLRHTAMKVRPLVFLDAMGSGAGGI from the exons ATGAAG GCTGGTTCTGCAGAcggtttcctcttcctcaggaTCATGTTTGTTCCGCTGCTGTTGGCTCTGGTGTGTGCCACGGCTGATTCTACACAGGTGTCACAG AAGAGAGACTGGTGTGGGCCTGAGGTCGCAGCTCTGAAGCGCAGTATAAAGAAGCTGGAGAATAAACTCCTCATTGGGACTTGGCAGGTCGAACATCTGCAGATGCACAAATATTTCCACCCGTTTCAACTCAAATCAGTTGTTTCTGATCCTGACCTGGACAAAGACTCTGCTGTAGACCACAGCAACATCAGCGGGGCTTTAGACGCCTCTAACAGGACATCACTGCCACCAGCAGGCAACGTGATGGTCTACGACAGAG ATTGTTCCGAGCTGTTTGAGCGACTGAGGTCACCGAGTGGTTTCTACCGCATCAGACCCAAATCACACCAGGAGCCGTTTCTGGTTTACTGTGACATGGAGGACGGGGGAGGATGGACGGTGTTTCAGAGACGCCGACATGGAAAAGTTGACTTCAACAG AGACTGGGTCGCCTACAGAGACGGATTTGGTGACTTTAAACTGTGGAATGATGAGTTTTGGTTGGGGAATGAACAAATGTATTCTCTGCTGTCTGACG GTAAGAACCTGGTGAAGATAGATCTCATGGACTGGGGAGGACAGAGGAGTTATGCTCTTTATGAGAACTTCAGGATCTCCGACGAGAAc GACAAGTATCGTCTTCACTACGGACAGTACAGCGGCAAAGCTGGAGATGCTCTGACCGGCGGTGGGGGGATGGTGGAGCAGTGGTCGGCTTGCCTCAGTGGGATGCAGTTCAGCACCAGTGACCAG GACAATGACCGCTACCTTCAGGGCAGCTGTGCCCAGGAGAACAAGGCGGGATGGTGGTTCAACAG GTGTCATGCAGCCAACCTGAACGGGAAGTTTTACCGCAAAGGGAAGTACAAGCACCAGTATGACAACGGCGTGGTGTGGGGAACCTGGAGAGGTGTGTGGTATTCTCTGAGACACACCGCCATGAAGGTGCGGCCTCTGGTGTTTCTGGACGCCATGGGCAGTGGAGCGGGGGGAATTTAA
- the fgl1b gene encoding fibrinogen like 1B isoform X2, whose protein sequence is MKAGSADGFLFLRIMFVPLLLALVCATADSTQKRDWCGPEVAALKRSIKKLENKLLIGTWQVEHLQMHKYFHPFQLKSVVSDPDLDKDSAVDHSNISGALDASNRTSLPPAGNVMVYDRDCSELFERLRSPSGFYRIRPKSHQEPFLVYCDMEDGGGWTVFQRRRHGKVDFNRDWVAYRDGFGDFKLWNDEFWLGNEQMYSLLSDGKNLVKIDLMDWGGQRSYALYENFRISDENDKYRLHYGQYSGKAGDALTGGGGMVEQWSACLSGMQFSTSDQDNDRYLQGSCAQENKAGWWFNRCHAANLNGKFYRKGKYKHQYDNGVVWGTWRGVWYSLRHTAMKVRPLVFLDAMGSGAGGI, encoded by the exons ATGAAG GCTGGTTCTGCAGAcggtttcctcttcctcaggaTCATGTTTGTTCCGCTGCTGTTGGCTCTGGTGTGTGCCACGGCTGATTCTACACAG AAGAGAGACTGGTGTGGGCCTGAGGTCGCAGCTCTGAAGCGCAGTATAAAGAAGCTGGAGAATAAACTCCTCATTGGGACTTGGCAGGTCGAACATCTGCAGATGCACAAATATTTCCACCCGTTTCAACTCAAATCAGTTGTTTCTGATCCTGACCTGGACAAAGACTCTGCTGTAGACCACAGCAACATCAGCGGGGCTTTAGACGCCTCTAACAGGACATCACTGCCACCAGCAGGCAACGTGATGGTCTACGACAGAG ATTGTTCCGAGCTGTTTGAGCGACTGAGGTCACCGAGTGGTTTCTACCGCATCAGACCCAAATCACACCAGGAGCCGTTTCTGGTTTACTGTGACATGGAGGACGGGGGAGGATGGACGGTGTTTCAGAGACGCCGACATGGAAAAGTTGACTTCAACAG AGACTGGGTCGCCTACAGAGACGGATTTGGTGACTTTAAACTGTGGAATGATGAGTTTTGGTTGGGGAATGAACAAATGTATTCTCTGCTGTCTGACG GTAAGAACCTGGTGAAGATAGATCTCATGGACTGGGGAGGACAGAGGAGTTATGCTCTTTATGAGAACTTCAGGATCTCCGACGAGAAc GACAAGTATCGTCTTCACTACGGACAGTACAGCGGCAAAGCTGGAGATGCTCTGACCGGCGGTGGGGGGATGGTGGAGCAGTGGTCGGCTTGCCTCAGTGGGATGCAGTTCAGCACCAGTGACCAG GACAATGACCGCTACCTTCAGGGCAGCTGTGCCCAGGAGAACAAGGCGGGATGGTGGTTCAACAG GTGTCATGCAGCCAACCTGAACGGGAAGTTTTACCGCAAAGGGAAGTACAAGCACCAGTATGACAACGGCGTGGTGTGGGGAACCTGGAGAGGTGTGTGGTATTCTCTGAGACACACCGCCATGAAGGTGCGGCCTCTGGTGTTTCTGGACGCCATGGGCAGTGGAGCGGGGGGAATTTAA